The following DNA comes from Mucilaginibacter jinjuensis.
GGGGTGTTTTAAGTTCATGACTAACCATGCCGATAAAATCGTTCTTGCGAATATCGTCCATCTTGCGTTCGGTAATGTCCATAAAAATACCCGAGTACTCAGCAGCTTCTCCATTGGCGTTCAAAAACACTTTGCCTGTTGCTTTAACCCATTTACGCTCATTGGTTACAACGTTGGTTATCGGATATTCGGTATCGCTCGATTCATGCCGGGCAATGGCATTGCCTAAAACATCCATCAGCATCTGGCGATAATCCGGGTCAACCGCTTCTACAATTTCTTCTATTGATATTTCCTGATCCAGCGGGAAGCCAAACATCTCTTTCACAAAGTTCGACATGGTTACTTCGTAAGTATTGGGGTTGATACTCCAGGTGCCCATCCGGCCAGTTTCTATTGCTTGCTTTAGCTTATCTTCACTTTCGGTAAGTTTACTTACCATGGTTTGAAGATTATATTGTGTTTCTGCCAGTTTCTTGTTGGCTGTAGATAATTCTTTATTAAATAACTCCTGTAATTTCTTGCTTTTCCGTTCTTCGGTAAGCTTGGTTTCGCTAACGTCTAATAGTTCTATTGCATTAAGGTGGAAAGAGATCAATTCGGAAAAAAGCTTAAACATGCCAATAACTTGTGGGTTATTTAGCTTAGCAGGTTTGGGGTCTATTGCACACAAAGTGCCAAAAAATGTACCATCCTTGCGAACGATGGGTATTGATATATAGCTTTGAAAACCATACATGGCCGGGGTATGGTGAGCATAAAATTGAGGATCTTCAGAAACATGATCTATAATAACACTCTCACCGCTTTGCCGTATTTCGTGGCAAATGGTAGTCTCCAGTTGTAATTCACTACCTGGTACAAGGCCAAAGTTTATTTCATCACGTACACTGCATGCTATCCATTGCTGGTCTGTTACACGTGCAACAGCAGCAAACCCCATTCCCGTAGTACGGCAAATTACTTCAAGAATGGAATCTACGACCGGGATTTTGCCAACGGCCTCAATATCTGCCTGGATGCTCGCTTTTGTTGTATCTGTATGTGCCAAATTTTGGTAGCTGATTTTGATGTTATGCGGATTAGTCTTTTTACGCACCATGTAAAAATAGGTTTTTTATAATGTAAAATGAAAGCGCAGCACTCAAACACTACCTGTAATTTAATTGTAGTGATAATATATCTACAATTATGAAAAATAAAGCAAGTGATAAAAAAACAGTACCTACCCCTGCCCTGCGTGATGGTGAACATCAAAGCCCCTGGCAAACCGGCATATCTTTAACAGAAGATCAGGAAGCTACAATTAATACTTCGTATGATGTATTAATTGTTGGCGCAGGTATTACTGGTATTACAACCGCCCTGATGCTCCAAAAGGCAGGGAAGCAATGTGTGGTAGCAGATAGTTATGTAGCAGGATTTGGTACCACTGGCGGTACAAGTGCTCATTTGAATACATTTGCTGATACTACTTATGCCGAAGCCGAAAGTGCTTTTGGTAAAGAGGGTGCCCAATTATTTGCTGATGCTATTAATGAGGGTTTCGATATTATAAACAGCAATATAAAACACTATAAAATTGATTGTGATTATGAAACCAAAACCGGATTTGTATATGCAGAAACCGATGATGAGGTTAAACAATTGGATGACTTGTACACGGGCACTCAAAATGTAGGTGTATCTATTAATTATACGGATGATGTGCCGACACCGGTTGAATACCAAAAGGCTGTGGCATTACCAGATCAGGCACAATTTCACCCGCTTAAGTATTTGCAGGCAATTCAGCAGCAATTTATAGAACTTGGTGGCGTAGTGCTTAATTATACACAGGTTACAGAGTTTGAGCAGTCGGGTGGGTTGTTTAAGGTTGCAACCAATAATAACCCAATTAGTGCACGTGCAATTATTTACGCCACACACATGCCGCCCGGCGTTAATGTGTTTAACTTTCGCTGTGCGCCTTATCGAAGTTACGTATTGGGAGTTAAATTAACAGACGATAAATATCCTGATGCATTAGTTTATGATATGCAGGAACCCTATCATTATTTCCGTACACACGAAATTGACGGACAAAAGTTCCTGATTGCCGGTGGTAATGATCATAAGACCGGCCACGAAGATGCAGAGAAAGCATTTGAAGATCTGGAAAAATATATCAGAAAATACTATAACGTATCATCGGTTAAATATAAATGGTCGTCCCAGTATTATGTGCCTGTAGATGGCTTTCCTTATATCGGGCAAATGCCCGGCGAACCTCAAGGTGTTTATTGTGCTACAGGTTATAATGGTAATGGCATGATGTTGGGCTCAATTGCCGCAAAAATATTATCCGACCTTGTTATTGGTGATGAAGGGAAATACGAAAAGATATTCAGCCCGGCTCGCATTAAACCTATAGATGGCTTTACTGAGTTTGTTAAAGAAAATGCGGATGTTGCTTACCACTTTATAGCCGACAGGTTTAACATTCACGAAACAGACTCATTAAAACGATTAAAACCAGATAGCGGTAAAGTTGTAGAAGTGAACGGACAAAAAATTGCAGCTTATCGTGATGGTACCGGCAAAATACATGCATTAAGCCCTGTTTGTACCCACGCCAAATGTATTGTGAACTGGAATCAGGAAGAAAAAAGTTGGGACTGCCCCTGCCACGGTGCCCGTTTTGATATTAACGGCGAAGTTTTAACTGGCCCGGCCCGTAAAGAATTACAGCAAATTAACCTGGGAGAATAATGCTTTTTATCATTTAAGCAGCTATAAGCTTTAACAAATTAAAGAATGCAGAATCGCTAAGTTTAGTTGGGGCTTGCAAATTCCGGTAAGCCTCAACCGTATCTAATTCATTATTGTTAATTGATTTAAAACCCATAGACCAGTCTGTAAAATATCGCTCAGAACGCTCGCCTTGTTTTAAGGTAATAACCCGTTTATGCCTTGTATCATTACAAATATCCTGGTAAAGCAATTTTACTTCATCCTCCCCACCTTCGATTAATTGAATAAATGTATCGTCGAAATAAAACAACATGCCGGTGATACTCATCGCCTTATTTCTATCGCGCGATTGTATAAGTAATGATTTGAGCAGATCATCATTAAAATCGATAGCCGCATAACTGGTATAGATAATAAAATACATGGTACTAGCTTATACGCAAATGGTAATTGCTTGTTTAAATAATATCAATATAAAGCAAAAAGGCTATTAACTGATATGGTCAATTAATAGCCTTCCGTATATCCAGCGTTTTACTTTGCTCTCTCGGCCGGAACAAAATCATTCATCACCGCTTCGCGGATCAAAGCCGGTGGAAGCAAGCCTTGCGACAGGATGAAATCATGAAAACGCAACGCATTAAATTTACTGCCCAAAGCAATCTCGACATTGTTACGTAAAGCAATCATTTTGGTGAAGCCATAAAAATAGCTATTGGCCTGCCCAGGTGCGCGTAACGAATAACGCTCAACTTCCTGTTGTGCAAACGCACGCGATTGTACTACATCCTTCATCAATATATCCAGCGCCTGTTGCTGTGTAACAGTACCGGCTTGCAATTCCGGATCTAAAAATGCACGAGCAGCACGTAACAAGCGATAATCTAACGATACTAGTTGACCCTCTAAAGGCATATAAGGGCGTGTAATATACTCAGCATATAAGCTCCAACCTTCTGCGTTGGTTGAGTTGAAAGCATAAAGGGCACGTGCTTTAGATACGCCCTCTTCTACCATTTTATCAAATTGTAATTCATGGCCCGGGCGTGCTTCGTGTGCTATGATGGTCCACGATGCAGCATCGAAAGTAAAATCATCAAACTTGGCAGTTTCCTTTTCGCCAGGTGCAGGCGGCATATTTAAAGGCAATACAAATACACCGCGCTGGCCTGTATTATTTAAAAATGGCGGAGGTACCATGTGTGGTGCAGGGCCTTGTGCTGTTTCGGCAGCTGTAGCCAAACGTATAATAGCCGGGCGATTTGGCAGGGTTACCAATTGGTGTTCGCGAATAATACCTTCAATATCTTTTAAATGGCGTTCATATAGAGGGATAATAGAATCGCCATGGATCTGCTCTTTTTTAAGTTCACGAATTACATCCCGGTAATCGCTCGATGGCAGGTGGCGTTGTTTGGCAACTTCCTCGGCAATTGGTTTCATCTGGTTTTGTATATCGATAAAAGCTGCATGGGCCATTTTGGCCAAATCTGCAGGCGCAATATCAACACCATAGCCTTCCAGGTTAAGTTTATATTCTTCGGCGGGTAAACGGAAATCTGTACGGGCTTTGATTAATACATGCTCGCGTGTCCATTGGTCGTATGCTTCAACTTGTTTCTTCAACTCGGCATAAGGTTCTTCCCAACCGGTCAGCTTATATTTCTTGCATAACTCGGGTATCCCGGCAATAATACTGGCATTGCGCGATAAGGCGACTTCCATTTGTTGCTTGCCCGGATAAATCATATTTGGTTTGGCAATTTGCTGTGCTACACGCTCTTGAAGTATAGCAGTTATTGGCCTGTATCCTTTCTCTAATCCTGCATACTTGCGGATACGCATTACCGCAGCTGCATGGCGTGCTTCGGGTGTCTGGTCGTCAAGCAAAATATCTAAGCCGTTATAAATACTTTCGGCAGCATTCATAAACGGAACTTCTTTCTGCATCTCAAAATCCTGCTGGCGAAATCCTAATTTCAGGTGACCGATCAAGATCTTTAAATCTTGCGCAACAGGGGCAGATGTTTCTGTTTTTAAGGCGGCTGTATATTCAGCTACTAAAGCTTCTTCATCCTTCCTCTCCGCTAATTGATTAGCCAATGTGGGCACAGATATATTAGTATCATACTCGGCCAAACCTTGTGATGACCCATACTCGGGCGAATATTTTTTATCCAGATCAATCAATTTTTGAGTGTACTGATCTGATTTGGCTACCCAGGCTTTAGGTTGTAGCCTGGCAGTTAATGGAGCAATACACAGAGCAACTAAGGTAGCTGTGCAGAGAATAGAATTTCTTTTCATCAGGAAAAATTTATTATGCAACTAAGATATGTTTATTACTTAAAAGTTACAGCAATCACCATTATTCGGTAAATATTTGAAGATTAGCGTATCTAACAAATCTCTTATTGCGTTAGTCGAGACACATCGGTAATACTACATTAAAGCCTTGTTAGTAAGTTATATATGTTAAAAAGTGTGAAATACCTTTCATTTTAGTTTAAAACCTGCCTCTATTTGGCAGATTTAACTAATTTTGATTCGGAAATATAATGTAATAATAAAATAGTCCCGTCGTTAAGTTTCACATGAAAAAACTCATACTATCACTACCCCTACTTTGCTGTACACTTTTTGTTTTTAACGCAAAAGCACAAGATACTCAAGATAAACCAAGCAATTATTTAAGTATATCCGGCGGCCTTTCGGCACCAATGGCCAGTTTTAAACAAGCTGATTACGGTGCAACTGGTGGCGGTGCAAACAACAAAGCAGGTTTTGCCAAAAAAGGTGTGATGTATGATTTTGAAGGCGGTTTCTATCTTCATAAAAACTGGGGCTTTGCAGTATCATTAACCTACCAGGATCAGGGCCGTTTAAATGAAAATGATGTTACCAATTTATCAAACGGTTACCGTGTTGATGGTAACGCTTATACATCTACCGTTACAGCAAGCAAACGTTACAGCAGTTTCGGTTTAATGGTTGGCCCGCAGTATAACCACAATTTGGGCAGTAAATTTATTATTGATGGCCGCATTGTTGGTGGTGTAATAAAAAGTTTCTCAACCCCAGAGATAGTTACCGTTTTAGATAACTATGCAGGTACACAAACAGCTACGTTTACCCAATATAGCTCAAAATCATTTGCGCTTGCTTACGGTGCAAGCCTTGCCTTAACCTGGAAATTATCTGAAGGTGTTGGTTTAGTATTACGAGAAAATTATCTGGATACCCCAACCGGTTTCAATATTAAAAATGATGCCCATGAGGGCCGTTATGTAAGCCATCAGGAAATGCAAGTGTATCAAACCAGCTTAGGTCTGCGTTTTGCACTATAGTTTGCATAAACAATATAAAAGAAGAAAGCCTCCTGATAATTTATCAGCAGGCTTTCTTCTTTTATAAACCTATCTGTTATAGATTGTTAATGGTTTCCTGCTCCTTAAGGGCAGCAATATTATTCTTGTTGTTAAACTCATCGGCCTGGCCGGCAAAATATTCAAGTATTGCTGCAATGCTATCCAGGTTATCTGACACGCGCTGGTGCATATCCGGTAAATCTTTATCAAGCCTTTTATCGCCAAGATCGATATTATCGACCTCAATTTTGGCCAGTTTTTGAATGATGGCTTGTTGACTATTTTTTAAGTCTTCTAATTCGTGGACAATCTTTTCCATCAAATCAAATTTCCTTATCTTATCCATAGTTGTTTTATTTTAAGTTAATAAACTCTTCATAAAACCAACAGGGTTAATCTATAATTGTTTCGATTGGCTGGAATCCCCTACTCGCCTTCCTTAATTTTCGATACCATCCATATCACAATACTACCCATCATTGCAATCACAGCAAAGGAGAACCTGATACCCGCTGCTTCGGCAATAAAGCCAACCATTGGCGGCACTATTAAAAAGCCCAGATAACTGATTGTTGAAATAGAGGCTAACGCACGGGCGCTACTCATACTGGTTGATTTACTCGCGAGGCTATAGATGAGCGGAACGATGCACGACACGCCTAAACCCGTAAATATAAACCCAATGATGGCCGGTACAGTATATGGCAATAACACAGCAATTAACAAACCTGTGCTGATTAGTATACCACTATAAAACAATATCCTTTTAATACCAATCCGGCTAACCAGTTTATCGCCCAGAAAACGGCCCGACGTCATAGCCACCATATAAAATACAAACGCTGCTGTTGCAGTAGGTTTTGAACTATGCACTGCTTTTTCGAAATAAATACCGCTCCAATCGTACATGGTATTTTCACAAGCCATACTTACAAAGGCAATCACCGAAAACTTGATCAGAAATTTATCGGGCAATGAGAACACAGGTTTCCGCTCCTGAATTTTCACCACAGGCTCATATAATGTGTTAGAGAATGCAAATAATGATAATGCCATCATGCTTACACCTACAATAGGTAAATGCCAGTTGGTGGCCACGTTAAAGCTCACCATAATATAACCGAGCGCAGCACCTGCAAAACCTGCGATGCTCCATATACCATGAAAAGTGGTGATGATTGATTTATCGTACAGCTTTTGTACACTTACAGCCTGTGCATTGGTACTTAAATTAAACAGGTTACGTGCCGATCCAAAGCCGAAGAGTATAATTACCAATTGCCAGGGTGCCGCGGCAAATCCTACAAAACATAGCATCAGGTTAAATGACAATGCGCCCAAAAGCATAATAGCCCGGCTGCTGTACTTGCCCAATAAATAATTAGTTAAGGGCATGGTTAGCATTAAACCAACAGGTAATGCAAATAAAATAGCACCTAGTTGGGCTTCGTTTAAATGTAAATTATGTTTTATTGTAGGTATGCGTGCAGCCCAGGCCGAGTAACTGAAACCTGAAATAAAAAAGAAAATGGCGTTGGCTATCCGAATGTTGCGTGGCGAAGTACCAATAGTACGTATATGAGACATTTGCCGCAAAATTAACGTATATTTAATATTTAACAATCAGGCAATTACACAATAAAATCATTTTGTAAAATCTGCCAGATAGGTTTTCACGTATTTGATGCCAATGCCTAAACCGAATTTTAATTGGTTTAAATAGATCCGGTTTTCTTAATAGATAAGTAGTTTTTCAATAAAGGAAAAATTAAAAACCTATATATTAAGAATCGCCATTGTTGAGCTTTATTTATAATTGAAATTATTAAATTAAGGGCTCGATGATTTTCTGCGGATATTTATGCCCTGTTAATTTTCACAACTTGCTCTCTTTATGAAGTTACTCTGCCTAAAAGCAATTCGTTCGATTAATCAATTTAAATTTACAACAGTCACCTTCATTCTTATATTTTTAACTTCATCCTGCGTTAAACAAACTAACACCTCATATAATAAGCTAAAAAAAGATTTTCAAACGGTAGACAGCCTGTTTGTTGCCGGTAAGCAAGACAGCGCCTTAAAACTTACAGAGCAGCTTCGCCCGCAAATAGCTTCAGATAACCCAGTAATCACCACTTATTATTTTATAAAAGCAAATCATAACGATGATGGAACTTTTAGCGGCACCCATTCTGCAAAAATGAACCTGTATGCCGATAGCGCAATTGCTTTTTTCAAGAACGAATCGCGGATAAAAGAATATCCAAACGAATATTTTCAGGCTGTGCTACTTAAAGGCGATGCTTGTATGAGAGCAAAAAAATACATTGCTGCCCTCGATTACTACAACAAAGGAAAAAAAGTATTAGCCGATGGCAGTTGCGATGATGGAAACCTTGCGCAAAAGATGGCTTACATTTATTTTAGCCAGAAAAAGTATAAGCTTGCCGCGAAGTACTGGGCCGAAGGTGGTAGCAAATTACTGCATTGCGTAGATAAATACACACCGCAACGCTTGTTTTTTATGCGCCAGGGAGCTTTTAGCAATGCCGGATTCGCTTATTTTAAAGCGGGGATTAATGATAGCGCGCAATATTACTTTATTGAAGACCTGAAACTGATTGCTAAAGCAGAGGAGAGTAAACTGGTTGGCAATATGTACATAAACGGCGCAAGAGAAGTTGTGTATGATAACCTTGCGGGCCTGAACATGAGAAAGGGTAATTGGACTTTAGCCAGGCAATATCTCGACTCGTGTTTTGCCATACCTGTGAAAGAAGTTGATGGATTGCATATTCCTCCTTACATTAAACTGGCTGAGCTCAGCATACAATCTGGCGATTATAAAAAGGCCGAAGAGGCATTTAGCCATGCACGTGCGTTGCTAAACCTGTACTATAAAGATAATCCCGATTTGAACCTTGAATGGAACCACCAATATGCAGCTTACCTTTTCAAGATACAGAAACCTATTGATGCCTATAAATATCAGGAAGATTATATCAGGATAAAGGATTCAATTAATACTACTTCGGCTAGCCTGTATCAATTAGATGTAGAGCGTGAACTGAATACTTTAAATCAGCGGCAATCATTTTCAGATCTGCAACGCAGAAATCAATCGAAAAAAATATACCTCACCGGCATAGGCGTTATAGTAGTTTTAACTTTGGTGATTATGGTTATGATGATACGTAATCTGAAAAAAACACAACGTAACCATAAGAATGCCACTATCCATAATCAACAACTGCATGTAACGCTCGACGAGTTGGAACGCGTAAATAAAAACTACATCCGTATTATGCGGGTTATGGCGCACGATCTGCGAAACCCTTTATCGGGCATGACAGGCCTGGCCACCATGCTTTTGGGCGAAGACGAGTTTTCGGAAGAAAGCCGCCACATGCTGAAGCTGATTGAGACCACAGGGATCTACTCTATGGAAATGATTAGTGAGCTGTTAAAGTCGGGCCTTGCCGATGAAAGCGAAGTTATAGAAAAGCAGAATCTCGACTTAAGGGCGCTCCTATACGATTCGGTTGAACTATTGCAGTTTAAGGCTAAAGAAAAAGGCCAGGAAATAACTTTCAATGGTGGCGACTCTCCTATTGTGGCCAACGTAAACCACGAAAAAATATGGCGTGTGTTTAACAACCTCATCGTAAATGCCATTAAGTTTAGTCATGAAGGTGGTGCTATTAATGTAACTATACAGCAAGAAGGTGCAGACGTGCTTATTGCTGTTGAAGATAGCGGCATTGGCATCCCTGATAAAGAAAGTGATAGTATTTTTGAGATGTTTACCCCAGCCAAAAAATTTGGAACCAATGGCGAGCAGCCATTCGGTTTAGGGCTGTCCATTTCCAAACGGATCATTGAAAGACATAATGGCCGTATATGGTTTAAAAGCCAGGTGGGTATGGGGACTACGTTTTATATTTCGCTGCCAATTGCCTCTTAACAATCTTGTAATACTATCGTACGTAAGATGTTCGTTTTCGTACAGTTTAACATTCGTTTAAATTCATAATAATCTAAAAATCAACCAATTGAAATACTGGCACAACTTTGCTCTTTAATTAGATACAAGGCCAGCCCATCATGATCAAAAATTACTTCAAAATTGCCTGGAGAAACATCCGGAATAAACCAGGTTTCTCATTCATTAACATAACCGGTTTAGCAGTTGGTATGGCAGGTGCTATACTCATTTTTGCATGGATACAAAATGAATATAGCTATGACGACTTCCACGTTAATAAGAACACGCTTTACAAAGTTTGGAACCGTACCATCAGTAAAGAATATGCAGGGTGTTGGGATGTAACCGCCGGGCCTGTAGCTAAAGCTTTAAAGGACGATTATGCCGAGGTTAAATATTCGAGCCGTATTTATTGGACCACCGAACGCTTATTTAGTTATGGTGATAAAAGCTTTAAGGCTAAAGGAAATGATGTCGACAAGCCATTTCTTAGCATGTTTACCTTTCCGCTGTTAAAAGGCAGCCAGGATCATTTGCTTGACGATGTAAACAGCCTTGTTTTAACCCAAAAGTTAGCGCGCAAACTATTTGGAGACACAGACCCAATCAATAAACTGGTAAAAATCAACAATAAAGATACTTACAAAGTAACAGGCGTTTTAAAAGACCTGCCCAATAATACACAATTCGATTTTGACTACCTGGTATCGATAGAGGCCAACCCCTATCTTAAATATGATAATTCATGGAATAGCAACAGCTATAATACCTATGTGCAATTACAGCCCAATGCCAACATTAATAGTGTAAATAATAAAATTAAAGGGCTATTACTTAAACACGACCCTAAAATTAACACGGAGCTATTTCTACATCCACTCAGCAAATGGCGTTTATATTCAAATTTCGAGAATGGTAAACAGGCAGGTGGCCGCATACAAATTGTGCATTTGTTAATGACAATTGCACTAATCATCTTATTGATTGCCTGCATTAATTTTATGAATTTAAGCACAGCGCAAAGCCAAAAGAGGGCGCGTGAAGTGGGCGTGCGTAAGGTAATTGGTGCTACCAGAGGTGTTTTAATTAATCAATTTTTAAGTGAATCATTGGTTATTACGTTAATAGCCGGTGTTATTGCTATAATATTGGTTGAGACTTGCTTGCCTTCATTTAACCAGCTAACAGAAAAGAACTTGTTTATTAACTATGCCGATCCTTTATTCTGGCTGTCGTTTATTGGTTTTATGTTTTTTACAGGTTTGCTTGCAGGTAGTTATCCGGCATTTATGCTTTCATCATTTAAACCGGTTAAAGTATTAAAGGGCACTATTACAATTGCACGTAATGGTTTTAACCTACGCAAAGTATTGGTTGTTGTTCAGTTCGCTGTTGCAATTTTGTTAGTAATATCAACCATAATTATTTACAGACAAATAAAGTTTGCTCAGAGTCGCGATACGGGATATAATATCAACAACCTGGTTGAAGTGCCAATTGAGGGTGATATCAGGAAAAATTACGACCTGATAAAAGACGAAATGATTAACCGTGGCATCGCATCTTCGGTATGTAAAACAAGCTTAAGTGTAACCACCGATGGACGAACCGCTTCTGGCTATGGCTGGGAAGGAACCAATAAAGATCAACAAAATGTGTTATTCTCTATCGTTGGTACTGCAGGCAATTTTATTAATACCATGCGCATGAAATTGATAGATGGCCGCGACATCGACCTTGTAACGCATCCTGCGGATACGGCTTCATGCCTGCTCAATGAGGCTGCTGTGAAACAAATGGGGATTAAAAACCCTGTAGGGAAATTT
Coding sequences within:
- a CDS encoding DUF885 domain-containing protein, with the protein product MKRNSILCTATLVALCIAPLTARLQPKAWVAKSDQYTQKLIDLDKKYSPEYGSSQGLAEYDTNISVPTLANQLAERKDEEALVAEYTAALKTETSAPVAQDLKILIGHLKLGFRQQDFEMQKEVPFMNAAESIYNGLDILLDDQTPEARHAAAVMRIRKYAGLEKGYRPITAILQERVAQQIAKPNMIYPGKQQMEVALSRNASIIAGIPELCKKYKLTGWEEPYAELKKQVEAYDQWTREHVLIKARTDFRLPAEEYKLNLEGYGVDIAPADLAKMAHAAFIDIQNQMKPIAEEVAKQRHLPSSDYRDVIRELKKEQIHGDSIIPLYERHLKDIEGIIREHQLVTLPNRPAIIRLATAAETAQGPAPHMVPPPFLNNTGQRGVFVLPLNMPPAPGEKETAKFDDFTFDAASWTIIAHEARPGHELQFDKMVEEGVSKARALYAFNSTNAEGWSLYAEYITRPYMPLEGQLVSLDYRLLRAARAFLDPELQAGTVTQQQALDILMKDVVQSRAFAQQEVERYSLRAPGQANSYFYGFTKMIALRNNVEIALGSKFNALRFHDFILSQGLLPPALIREAVMNDFVPAERAK
- a CDS encoding FAD-dependent oxidoreductase, with the translated sequence MKNKASDKKTVPTPALRDGEHQSPWQTGISLTEDQEATINTSYDVLIVGAGITGITTALMLQKAGKQCVVADSYVAGFGTTGGTSAHLNTFADTTYAEAESAFGKEGAQLFADAINEGFDIINSNIKHYKIDCDYETKTGFVYAETDDEVKQLDDLYTGTQNVGVSINYTDDVPTPVEYQKAVALPDQAQFHPLKYLQAIQQQFIELGGVVLNYTQVTEFEQSGGLFKVATNNNPISARAIIYATHMPPGVNVFNFRCAPYRSYVLGVKLTDDKYPDALVYDMQEPYHYFRTHEIDGQKFLIAGGNDHKTGHEDAEKAFEDLEKYIRKYYNVSSVKYKWSSQYYVPVDGFPYIGQMPGEPQGVYCATGYNGNGMMLGSIAAKILSDLVIGDEGKYEKIFSPARIKPIDGFTEFVKENADVAYHFIADRFNIHETDSLKRLKPDSGKVVEVNGQKIAAYRDGTGKIHALSPVCTHAKCIVNWNQEEKSWDCPCHGARFDINGEVLTGPARKELQQINLGE
- a CDS encoding tetratricopeptide repeat-containing sensor histidine kinase codes for the protein MKLLCLKAIRSINQFKFTTVTFILIFLTSSCVKQTNTSYNKLKKDFQTVDSLFVAGKQDSALKLTEQLRPQIASDNPVITTYYFIKANHNDDGTFSGTHSAKMNLYADSAIAFFKNESRIKEYPNEYFQAVLLKGDACMRAKKYIAALDYYNKGKKVLADGSCDDGNLAQKMAYIYFSQKKYKLAAKYWAEGGSKLLHCVDKYTPQRLFFMRQGAFSNAGFAYFKAGINDSAQYYFIEDLKLIAKAEESKLVGNMYINGAREVVYDNLAGLNMRKGNWTLARQYLDSCFAIPVKEVDGLHIPPYIKLAELSIQSGDYKKAEEAFSHARALLNLYYKDNPDLNLEWNHQYAAYLFKIQKPIDAYKYQEDYIRIKDSINTTSASLYQLDVERELNTLNQRQSFSDLQRRNQSKKIYLTGIGVIVVLTLVIMVMMIRNLKKTQRNHKNATIHNQQLHVTLDELERVNKNYIRIMRVMAHDLRNPLSGMTGLATMLLGEDEFSEESRHMLKLIETTGIYSMEMISELLKSGLADESEVIEKQNLDLRALLYDSVELLQFKAKEKGQEITFNGGDSPIVANVNHEKIWRVFNNLIVNAIKFSHEGGAINVTIQQEGADVLIAVEDSGIGIPDKESDSIFEMFTPAKKFGTNGEQPFGLGLSISKRIIERHNGRIWFKSQVGMGTTFYISLPIAS
- a CDS encoding ATP-binding protein; this translates as MVRKKTNPHNIKISYQNLAHTDTTKASIQADIEAVGKIPVVDSILEVICRTTGMGFAAVARVTDQQWIACSVRDEINFGLVPGSELQLETTICHEIRQSGESVIIDHVSEDPQFYAHHTPAMYGFQSYISIPIVRKDGTFFGTLCAIDPKPAKLNNPQVIGMFKLFSELISFHLNAIELLDVSETKLTEERKSKKLQELFNKELSTANKKLAETQYNLQTMVSKLTESEDKLKQAIETGRMGTWSINPNTYEVTMSNFVKEMFGFPLDQEISIEEIVEAVDPDYRQMLMDVLGNAIARHESSDTEYPITNVVTNERKWVKATGKVFLNANGEAAEYSGIFMDITERKMDDIRKNDFIGMVSHELKTPLTSLSAYIQMLHAKARRTDDVFTTGALEKANTQIKKMSTMINGFLNVSRLESGKIQLLKQAFLLDQLVRDVIEETTLTVSSHTITFIPCEPLTITADRDKIANVISNLLSNAVKYSPKGKNIEVRCEIVDGKAQVSVKDEGMGIKQQDLEKLFSRFYRVNSKHTQHISGFGIGLYLSAEIIERHDGRIWVESKSGVGSTFYFGLPFKR
- a CDS encoding BLUF domain-containing protein, yielding MYFIIYTSYAAIDFNDDLLKSLLIQSRDRNKAMSITGMLFYFDDTFIQLIEGGEDEVKLLYQDICNDTRHKRVITLKQGERSERYFTDWSMGFKSINNNELDTVEAYRNLQAPTKLSDSAFFNLLKLIAA
- a CDS encoding ABC transporter permease; amino-acid sequence: MIKNYFKIAWRNIRNKPGFSFINITGLAVGMAGAILIFAWIQNEYSYDDFHVNKNTLYKVWNRTISKEYAGCWDVTAGPVAKALKDDYAEVKYSSRIYWTTERLFSYGDKSFKAKGNDVDKPFLSMFTFPLLKGSQDHLLDDVNSLVLTQKLARKLFGDTDPINKLVKINNKDTYKVTGVLKDLPNNTQFDFDYLVSIEANPYLKYDNSWNSNSYNTYVQLQPNANINSVNNKIKGLLLKHDPKINTELFLHPLSKWRLYSNFENGKQAGGRIQIVHLLMTIALIILLIACINFMNLSTAQSQKRAREVGVRKVIGATRGVLINQFLSESLVITLIAGVIAIILVETCLPSFNQLTEKNLFINYADPLFWLSFIGFMFFTGLLAGSYPAFMLSSFKPVKVLKGTITIARNGFNLRKVLVVVQFAVAILLVISTIIIYRQIKFAQSRDTGYNINNLVEVPIEGDIRKNYDLIKDEMINRGIASSVCKTSLSVTTDGRTASGYGWEGTNKDQQNVLFSIVGTAGNFINTMRMKLIDGRDIDLVTHPADTASCLLNEAAVKQMGIKNPVGKFIRNGAINTLIVGVFKDFIIRSPYVNTGPMMVIGSKQWAYNTLIRLNPRSGTAKDLQVAEQIFKKYNPAYPFTYNFVDKEYEQKFNDEQKTGKLSSIFAGLTIFISCLGLFGMAAYMAENRSKEIGIRKVLGASVAGITQMLTREFVSLVLIAIVIATPVAWYAMNKWLQNFNYRIQIGWVTFAIAGLVAIIIAVLTVSFQSVKAALANPVNSIKAE
- a CDS encoding MFS transporter, coding for MSHIRTIGTSPRNIRIANAIFFFISGFSYSAWAARIPTIKHNLHLNEAQLGAILFALPVGLMLTMPLTNYLLGKYSSRAIMLLGALSFNLMLCFVGFAAAPWQLVIILFGFGSARNLFNLSTNAQAVSVQKLYDKSIITTFHGIWSIAGFAGAALGYIMVSFNVATNWHLPIVGVSMMALSLFAFSNTLYEPVVKIQERKPVFSLPDKFLIKFSVIAFVSMACENTMYDWSGIYFEKAVHSSKPTATAAFVFYMVAMTSGRFLGDKLVSRIGIKRILFYSGILISTGLLIAVLLPYTVPAIIGFIFTGLGVSCIVPLIYSLASKSTSMSSARALASISTISYLGFLIVPPMVGFIAEAAGIRFSFAVIAMMGSIVIWMVSKIKEGE